One window from the genome of Eriocheir sinensis breed Jianghai 21 chromosome 15, ASM2467909v1, whole genome shotgun sequence encodes:
- the LOC126998809 gene encoding putative peptidyl-tRNA hydrolase PTRHD1, with protein sequence MAGMGPGLVQYVVVRQDLFTCLAWPLGAVIAQACHATAAVTHLFHNDDNMKTYLADLDNMHKVVLGVDNETKLRQLSEKLKEGAVDHKLWVEQPENTPTCLVTKPYVKQDISRYFKKLKLLKTEESQPSTAGENSS encoded by the exons ATGGCTGGCATGGGTCCTGGACTGGTTCAGTATGTGGTGGTGCGGCAGGATCTGTTCACTTGCCTAGCCTGGCCACTGGGAGCTGTTATTGCCCAAGCTTGTCATGCAACTGCAGCAGTcacccacctcttccacaatGATGACAACATGAAGACCTACTTGGCAGATCTGGACAACATGCACAAA GTGGTACTGGGAGTAGACAATGAAACCAAATTAAGACAGCTGTCAGAGAAATTGAAGGAGGGGGCAGTGGACCATAAGTTGTGGGTAGAACAGCCAGAAAATACCCCAACTTGCTTAGTTACCAAGCCATATGTCAAGCAGGACATCAGCAGATACTTCAAGAAGCTCAAGCTCCTAAAAACAGAGGAGTCACAGCCCTCAACAGCTGGAGAGAACAGCAGCTAA
- the LOC126998804 gene encoding uncharacterized protein LOC126998804 yields MSENNNVSENDATLALTKLRLLCAKKLQRAREAGITLEEIRGTYMVVKKELHHSDNKNKCKYAGATGRAMSAKQWGLVGALVALIVGVAVFYYGAFIYGKLVTSKCFIRNNYIIMEATRPHTKCERVCSAVGGAMELSANITQEEFGRWAYLSQPLVVRGGAAHWPALDKLTVGFLQSLYNSIEGSYEAVAEDCQFLPFRSEFLDLRSALSMHPARAAARRGTKHWYFGWSNCSPGVATVLRQLAPRPTFLPALAESSALDWIFMGCPGPGAAWHLDYVQRPSWQAQIRGTKTWHLRPVPECQSICQPFNVTVHRGDIIFVDTNQWYHTTHIHEGSLSITLGSEYD; encoded by the exons ATGTCGGAGAATAATAATGTGTCGGAGAATGATGCCACACTCGCCCTTACCAAGCTTCGCCTCTTGTGCGCCAAAAAGCTCCAGAGGGCAAGAGAGGCTGGCATCACCCTAGAGGAAATCAGGGGTACATATATGGTGGTGAAAAAGGAACTGCATCATagtgacaataaaaataaatgtaaatacgcGGGTGCCACTGGTAGAGCCATGAGTGCCAAGCAGTGGGGTTTAGTGGGGGCTCTAGTGGCTCTGATAGTAGGTGTTGCAGTATTCTATTATGGTGCCTTTATATATGGTAAGTTGGTTACCTCTAAATGCTTCATTCGAAATAATTACATCATAATGGAAGCTACTCGGCCACACACAAAATGTGAGCGCGTGTGCAGCGCTGTAGGTGGTGCCATGGAACTAAGTGCCAATATAACGCAAGAGGAGTTCGGTCGGTGGGCGTATCTTTCGCAACCCCTTGTGGTGCGGGGAGGCGCCGCCCACTGGCCAGCCCTTGACAAGCTAACGGTGGGCTTCCTACAGAGTTTGTACAACAGTATCGAGGGCTCCTATGAAGCTGTCGCGGAAGACTGTCAGTTTTTGCCCTTCCGCAGTGAATTTCTGGACCTTAGGTCAGCCCTCTCCATGCATCCTGCCCGCGCCGCTGCACGTCGCGGCACCAAACACTGGTATTTTGGATG GAGTAACTGTTCCCCGGGGGTAGCTACTGTGTTACGGCAGCTGGCCCCTCGCCCGACTTTCCTGCCTGCGCTTGCTGAATCGTCAGCGCTGGATTGGATATTCATGGGGTGTCCCGGACCTGGAGCTGCTTGGCAC CTAGACTACGTGCAGCGGCCATCCTGGCAGGCCCAGATAAGGGGTACAAAGACGTGGCACTTGCGGCCTGTGCCGGAATGCCAGTCCATTTGTCAGCCCTTCAATGTCACAGTGCACAGAGGGGACATTA ttttcgtGGACACTAACCAGTGGTACCACACAACACACATCCACGAGGGAAGCCTCTCCATCACTCTGGGTTCTGAGTATGACTAA